Proteins from one Ranitomeya variabilis isolate aRanVar5 chromosome 1, aRanVar5.hap1, whole genome shotgun sequence genomic window:
- the PDGFRA gene encoding platelet-derived growth factor receptor alpha isoform X2, whose translation MKIGPHSDAPRTHRLEWSSAIRESEFPKIMASATRTSLILGCVLIVGPWLIRGQLSLPVITTATNVSVIRLGDSFSIKCSGDSELSWEYPVSEDVEIHSEENNSGLFVSVLEVKNASAHHTGNYTCYYTDVQTEENQGTDLYVYVPDPAVPFVRSGMLEHFILVPEGEIATIACRITDPNVQVILRNKDENKIVNAVYDSKQGFLGFFPSGAYVCETTINGTFINTEDFIVQTWKVNENLSVEMQATKTVFRSGDAIIISCVVLENEVVEFQWNYPGQQRGVGVKKVEETKIPELRLEYTLTIQNATVMDSGEYECVVTSAIDEDIIEVKKVNITVHDKGFIDLSPNFGLLEFVNLHEVKSFSVDVHAYPVPKIYWLKDNVTLNKSLTEITTSTVPTEEAQYITMLQLIRAKEEDSGLYTLVAQNDAEIKTHSFELQIKVPALILQLADDHHGSTGHQAVECLAKGMPVPDVEWLVCKDIKKCNNDSFWSILVTNGSEITMETHQDNDNLVKSQVNFKKVEETVAIRCIAKNDLAAVARELKLVAPSLRSELTVAAAVLVLLVIVIISLIVLVIIWKQKPRYEIRWRVIESISPDGHEYIYVDPMQLPYDSRWEFQRDGLVLGRILGSGAFGKVVEGTAYGLSRSQPVMKVAVKMLKPTARSSEKQALMSELKIMTHLGAHLNIVNLLGACTKSGPIYIITEYCFYGDLVNYLHKNRDNFQSRHPEKPKKDLDIFSLNPVDESTRSYVILSFENNGDYMDMKQADTTQYVPMLEMNEASKYSDIQRSLYDRPASYKKKPMAEVKNLLSDDGFEGLTLLDLLSFTYQVARGMEFLASKNCVHRDLAARNVLLAQGKIVKICDFGLARDIMHDSNYVSKGSTFLPVKWMAPESIFDNLYTTLSDVWSFGILLWEIFSLGGTPYPGMVVDSTFYNKIKSGYRMTKPDHATHEVYEIMVKCWNSEPEKRPSFYHLSEIVESLLPGEYKKCYEKVLHDFLKSDHPAVTRMRSDSDNSYIGVTYKNEHKMKDRESGFDEQRLSADSGYIIPLPDIDPVSEDESGKRNRHSSQTSDESAIETGSSSSTFVKREDETIEDIEMMDDIGIDSSDLVEDSFL comes from the exons ATGAAAATCGGACCCCACTCGGATGCCCCAcgaacccatagacttgaatggtcgAGTGCGATCCGAGAATCAGAG TTTCCAAAAATAATGGCATCCGCCACAAGGACGTCCCTTATTTTGGGATGTGTCCTAATTGTCG GTCCGTGGCTTATCCGTGGTCAACTTTCCTTACCTGTAATCACAACAGCAACTAACGTATCAGTCATACGGTTGGGTGATTCCTTCTCCATAAAGTGCTCTGGAGATAGTGAATTAAGTTGGGAATATCCCGTCTCGGAAGATGTGGAAATTCACAGTGAAGAAAACAACAGTGGCTTATTTGTGTCTGTGTTAGAAGTGAAGAACGCTTCTGCCCATCATACTGGAAACTACACCTGTTATTATACTGACGTCCAAACTGAAGAGAACCAGGGCACGGACTTATATGTTTATGTTCCAG ATCCTGCAGTGCCGTTTGTCCGATCTGGCATGTTGGAGCACTTTATTTTAGTACCAGAAGGTGAAATTGCGACTATTGCCTGCAGGATCACCGATCCCAATGTCCAAGTGATTTTAAGGAACAAAGATGAAAACAAGATTGTAAATGCAGTCTATGATAGCAAACAAGGCTTTCTGGGGTTTTTCCCATCGGGTGCCTATGTTTGTGAGACAACAATCAATGGCACGTTCATCAACACCGAAGACTTCATAGTGCAGACCTGGAAAG TAAATGAAAACCTAAGTGTGGAGATGCAGGCAACAAAGACAGTGTTCAGATCAGGAGACGCCATCATTATTTCCTGTGTTGTCCTAGAAAATGAGGTTGTTGAATTCCAGTGGAACTATCCAGGACAGCAG CGAGGAGTTGGTGTAAAGAAAGTCGAAGAAACCAAGATTCCTGAGTTGAGGCTGGAATATACTCTTACCATACAAAATGCAACAGTCATGGATTCTGGGGAATATGAGTGTGTGGTCACCAGTGCTATAGATGAGGACATTATAGAAGTGAAAAAAGTCAATATCACGGTTCACG ATAAAGGTTTTATAGACTTGAGTCCTAATTTTGGATTATTGGAATTCGTCAACCTTCATGAAGTGAAAAGTTTCTCGGTGGACGTCCATGCTTATCCAGTCCCCAAAATATACTGGTTAAAAGACAATGTAACACTTAATAAGAGTCTGACAGAGATCACCACCAGCACAGTGCCCACAGAGGAAGCCCA ATACATAACCATGTTGCAACTCATACGGGCCAAGGAAGAAGACAGCGGACTTTACACACTTGTGGCTCAAAATGATGCCGAAATTAAAACTCACTCATTTGAATTGCAGAttaaag TTCCAGCATTGATATTGCAATTGGCGGATGATCACCACGGATCAACGGGTCACCAAGCTGTAGAATGTCTGGCTAAAGGAATGCCTGTTCCTGATGTGGAATGGTTGGTCTGCAAAGACATCAAAAA GTGCAATAATGATTCCTTCTGGTCCATTCTGGTAACCAACGGTTCGGAGATCACAATGGAGACTCATCAGGACAATGACAACTTAGTAAAAAGCCAAGTGAACTTCAAGAAAGTGGAAGAAACCGTGGCAATCCGATGCATAGCAAAGAATGATCTCGCTGCTGTTGCAAGGGAGCTGAAGTTGGTTGCACCCT CCCTGCGCTCAGAACTGACTGTAGCTGCCGCAGTGCTGGTACTGCTGGTGATAGTCATCATCTCACTCATAGTCCTTGTCAtcatatggaaacag AAACCAAGGTATGAAATTAGATGGAGAGTCATAGAGTCAATTAGCCCTGATGGTCATGAATATATATACGTAGACCCAATGCAACTTCCCTACGATTCCCGATGGGAATTTCAAAGAGATGGACTTGTTCTCG GTCGAATCCTCGGATCTGGTGCCTTTGGCAAAGTAGTAGAAGGCACTGCATATGGACTTAGCCGTTCGCAGCCTGTGATGAAAGTAGCTGTTAAAATGCTGAAGC CGACTGCTAGATCAAGTGAGAAGCAAGCTCTTATGTCTGAACTCAAGATAATGACTCATCTCGGCGCTCATCTGAACATAGTGAACTTGTTGGGAGCTTGTACTAAGTCAG GACCTATTTACATCATTACTGAATACTGCTTTTATGGAGATCTGGTGAATTATCTGCACAAGAATCGGGATAATTTTCAAAGTCGACACCCAGAAAAGCCAAAGAAAGATCTTGATATCTTTAGTTTGAACCCAGTCGATGAGAGCACAAGGAG CTATGTGATTTTATCTTTTGAAAACAATGGTGACTATATGGACATGAAGCAGGCGGACACCACCCAATATGTGCCTATGTTAGAGATGAATGAGGCTTCCAAATATTCTGACATTCAGAGATCTCTGTATGATCGACCCGCATCTTACAAGAAGAAACCTATGGCAG AAGTGAAAAACCTCCTGTCGGATGATGGCTTTGAGGGCCTGACTCTACTAGATTTACTCAGTTTCACATACCAGGTTGCCCGCGGCATGGAGTTTTTAGCATCTAAGAAT TGCGTACATCGTGACTTGGCAGCTCGCAACGTCCTGCTGGCACAAGGGAAAATTGTGAAGATCTGTGACTTTGGTCTAGCTAGAGACATCATGCATGATTCCAATTATGTATCAAAGGGCAGT ACTTTTCTCCCGGTGAAGTGGATGGCACCAGAAAGTATTTTTGATAACCTCTACACAACTCTGAGTGATGTGTGGTCATTCGGTATTCTGCTTTGGGAAATATTCTCTCTTG GTGGCACCCCATACCCAGGAATGGTTGTAGACTCCACTTTCTATAACAAGATTAAAAGTGGCTACAGAATGACAAAGCCTGATCACGCTACTCATGAAGT ATATGAAATTATGGTGAAGTGCTGGAACAGTGAGCCAGAGAAGAGACCCTCGTTTTATCATTTGAGTGAAATAGTTGAAAGCCTCCTCCCTGGGGAATACAAAAAG TGTTACGAGAAAGTTCTCCATGATTTCTTAAAAAGTGACCATCCTGCCGTCACTCGTATGAGAAGCGACAGTGACAATTCGTATATCGGTGTGACCTATAAAAATGAGCACAAAATGAAGGACCGAGAAAGCGGCTTTGATGAGCAGAGACTTAGTGCTGATAGTGGCTACATCATTCCCCTGCCAGACATTGACCCAGTTTCAGAGGATGAATCCGGCAAGAGAAACAGGCACAG CTCCCAAACATCTGATGAAAGTGCAATTGAGACAGGATCCAGCAGCTCCACATTTGTCAAGAGAGAGGACGAGACCATTGAAGACATTGAGATGATGGATGACATTGGTATAGATTCATCAGATCTAGTTGAGGACAGTTTCCTTTAA